From a single Toxoplasma gondii ME49 chromosome II, whole genome shotgun sequence genomic region:
- a CDS encoding ubiquitin family protein (encoded by transcript TGME49_223125~Predicted trans-membrane domain (TMHMM2.0):51-74) translates to MCAYVRCASASKMASLQTTQSTGTPSSLLQLFLRGRQFSYHFIQPCTKARALCSSSSAILLALFVGVCAVGVPTAGLRCHGNFLRDTSTPADHLYGGMPVSIGRSISFPSYSLDREYLPREWVSRHSAPSYWNSCYRRGDSKTCFSAWGLREAYGSVPLAFASRRLAWRQPVSFIRSPKLGITNDGGGDKPSVPSAAVSVSSSLPSSSTSPFRVAAHSCSSDGMRWLLGVRGGFNLQVKTMSGKTVVLDNVQGSDSILDIKRRVEQREGIPVDQQRLVFNGKQLENGKTVQDYNLSENSVLHLVLRLRGGA, encoded by the exons ATGTGCGCGTATGTGAGGTGTGCCAGCGCGTCTAAAATGGCGTCGCTCCAGACAACTCAATCAACAGGGACACCCTCAAGTCTTCTCCAGCTTTTTTTGCGGGGCAGGCAGTTTTCATACCACTTTATCCAGCCATGCACGAAAGCTAGGGCTCTATGTTCTTCGTCCTCAGCCATTTTGTTGGCTCTATTCGTCGGCGTGTGTGCCGTAGGTGTCCCGACAGCTGGCCTACGTTGCCATGGGAATTTCCTTCGGGACACCTCAACACCCGCCGACCACCTTTACGGAGGAATGCCTGTAAGTATTGGCCGCTCTATCTCTTTCCCATCCTATTCGCTTGACAGGGAATATCTCCCGAGAGAATGGGTATCGCGTCACTCTGCTCCGTCCTACTGGAATAGCTGCTACCGCCGTGGTGACAGCAAGACATGCTTTTCCGCTTGGGGTCTTCGCGAAGCATACGGTTCTGTTCCTTTAGCGTTTGCTAGCAGACGCTTGGCATGGAGACAGCCGGTGTCATTTATTCGCTCCCCTAAACTGGGCATCACCAACGATGGCGGGGGTGATAAGCCAAGTGTACCGAGTGCCGCGGTTTCCGTTAGTTCCTCGTTGCCATCATCTTCTACATCCCCTTTCCGTGTCGCTGCACATTCTTGCTCATCGGATGGAATGCGGTGGCTCCTTGGCGTCCGCGGAGGCTTCAACTTGCAAGTCAAGACAATGAGCG GGAAGACTGTCGTGCTTGACAACGTACAAGGATCTGACTCTATATTAGATATAAAACGTCGTGTAGAACAACGTGAGGGCATCCCGGTGGACCAACAGCGTCTTGTATTCAACGGAAAACAACTGGAGAATGGGAAAACAGTCCAAGATTACAATCTCTCG GAAAACTCAGTGCTGCACCTTGTCCTCAGACTCCGAGGAGGCGCATGA
- a CDS encoding cyclin-dependent kinase regulatory subunit protein (encoded by transcript TGME49_223120) — MSRTVKDSMNPLTWEYRLHGSCFSQIRDPGGNGREAHSLKYEDNEYEYKDVTLTKKQYDLYREQLKKNPRKFIDEDYMYNVLQLQQTPGWEQYYIYPMNPHVLCLRRPKRPSPRGSSNASGTVLKT, encoded by the exons ATGTCTCGAACAGTGAAAGATTCTATGAATCCTCTTACGTGGGAGTACCGCTTACACggcagctgcttctcgcaGATACGCGACCCCGGAGGGAATGGACGCGAGGCTCACTCCCTAAAGTATGAGGATAACGAGTACGAATACAA AGACGTCACCCTAACCAAGAAA CAGTACGACCTCTACAGAGAACAGCTAAAGAAAAACCCGCGGAAGTTTATTGACGAGGACTACATGTACAATGTTTTGCAACTGCAGCAGACACCCGGCTGGGAGCAGTACTACATTTACCC GATGAACCCCCATGTGCTGTGTTTACGCCGCCCAAAACGACCGTCACCGAGGGGCAGCAGTAACGCGAGTGGCACTGTTTTGAAGACATAA
- the GLTP gene encoding glycolipid transfer protein GLTP (encoded by transcript TGME49_223110) yields the protein MSTAATESDLDPTKGEGLFVTLTSGFSKARSPDGRILCEPLADVAQTIIPVYDTLFGAGMVANVLKKDLKNSSSKLKEAAQRELAAEPNAGPVTVDMLISYEIKKDGVAYLRKDANNGVKNLLWMKRALDFIVGFLENATFKMKDKTAKECATEVYQCVLKPYHGFMVSHIVSLAFNLCPSREDLCKKLDFENDAMIETRVRALSKVCRPLLDEISDMLEKAGCNFPDKA from the exons ATGAGCACAGCTGCAACCGAGAGTGACCTCGATCCCACCAAGGGAGAGGGTCTCTTCGTTACTCTCACCTCAGGATTTTCAAAGGCTCGGTCTCCCGATGGACGGATTCTCTGTG AGCCCTTGGCGGACGTTGCGCAGACGATAATTCCCGTGTATGACACTCTCTTCGGTGCTGGGATGGTGGCGAATGTTCTTAAG AAGGACCTCAAGAATTCGAGTTCGAAGTTGAAGGAAGCAGCCCAGAGGGAGTTGGCTGCGGAACCTAACGCCGGGCCTGTGACGGTCGACATGTTGATTTCTTACGAGATAAAGAAGGACGGAGTTGCGTACCTCCGGAAAGATGCAAACAACGGCGTTAAGAATCTGCTATGGATGAAGCGGGCCCTGGACTTCATTGTCGGTTTTCTCGAGAACGCCACTTTCAAAATGAAAGACAAAACAGCAAAGGAGTGTGCCACTGAGGTCTATCAATGCGTCCTCAAGCCCTACCACG GCTTCATGGTCTCCCACATCGTCTCCTTGGCGTTCAATCTTTGCCCTAGTCGGGAAGATCTATGCAA AAAGCTCGATTTCGAAAACGATGCCATGATCGAGACTCGTGTGAGAGCGCTGTCGAAGGTCTGCAG GCCCCTGCTGGACGAAATTTCTGATATGCTGGAGAAAGCTGGGTGCAACTTCCCTGACAAAGCTTGA
- a CDS encoding hypothetical protein (encoded by transcript TGME49_223095), translating into MTEFVRHNISAGTPGERSPRGFTPVAAIRNKIDQVRFCRARIPEISVRRQDEIVTSALVYPTLRPFHPWCFSTEAHELETYAEQRRPESSRSTRVTRDRRTSGISPLSKEAALPENQCSEARSEKDCLPRGVAKLLGEAIVEATARVHATRLRYSPRPMRSREIKDGGEDGGENGKQSGRADGSEDPRAAEHGTAVSGREMKGVEDFSATLVNQKANRRAKETCAHSGKGDTGEASRSRCTSGLGGDESPHKPVLLLLGGPSGTGKSTLAPLVTRLLMENVRSRNASLLSEERCSEQCPSNDVGLEDGCVVVSSDHTRKVARVLSQSRNPLLFHSTFELQSVVQEQLESLKGRSKCAREGGGRRGAAQRLDDCETEPETADCPDTAGKWNEDPEDRAGKVEKTRREIEENLQPFSAWFPEKCPSCQESYPCSAVLGLLQQSILLQHQVLGPTIHGLMGERTEGREGSASIDEGNRSKHGGDDSGTNADACASPLKLIVVEGVHLTPGFVRSLQNRYGRQCLSFSMYVHSKDEHSARLQHRRDDSHQPLGRMMGNEMLNLTPTSQVFSREDSRASGDVVAETKRGNRLPVGKELGQANPEKAEARSSDCSEEGKTDRMVEMRQHIVAPGFHGDGSADSGEGSAEKENKYVRNLCNIRCLQIYLCLAAHSAAAGAPPEACKQKAIEAVCKRFASEADDVGSLDTGHTGAAEESDDFVDLARPGSSGQGGTYIVLNRDLYGSLEFMRSAFVSLGIRV; encoded by the coding sequence ATGACAGAGTTTGTGAGACATAATATTTCAGCGGGGACGCCAGGAGAACGAAGTCCACGCGGCTTCACACCAGTTGCCGCTATTCGAAACAAAATCGACCAAGTGCGCTTCTGTCGAGCGCGGATCCCCGAAATCTCTGTCCGTCGTCAAGATGAGATAGTCACATCTGCTCTTGTCTACCCTACCCTGCGTCCGTTCCATCCGTGGTGTTTTTCGACAGAAGCCCACGAACTCGAAACGTATgcggaacagagaaggcCCGAAAGTTCTCGTTCAACGCGAGTGACGCGCGACCGCAGGACGTCGGGAATTTCTCCCTTAAGCAAAGAGGCTGCTCTGCCGGAAAACCAGTGCTCGGAGGCACGATCGGAGAAAGACTGTTTGCCTCGAGGGGTTGCAAAGCTTCTCGGCGAGGCGATCGTGGAGGCAACCGCCAGGGTGCATGCAACTCGCCTGCGGTACAGTCCTCGGCCAATGAGATCACGTGAAATAAAagatggaggagaagacggaggagagaatgGGAAGCAAAGTGGAAGGGCAGATGGAAGCGAAGATCCTCGCGCTGCAGAACATGGAACTGCTGTGTCTGGCAGGGAGATGAAGGGGGTCGAAGACTTCTCTGCTACGTTGGTGAATCAGAAAGCCAATCGCCGCGCTAAGGAGACCTGTGCACATAGCGGCAAGGGCGATACGGGGGAGGCTTCGAGGAGTCGCTGCACGTCTGGACTTGGCGGTGATGAGTCGCCACACAAACCcgtcctgcttcttctgggaGGACCGTCAGGAACCGGAAAGAGCACGCTCGCGCCACTTGTGACTCGTCTTTTGATGGAGAACGTTCGGTCGCGGAACGCTAGCCTTTTGAGTGAAGAGCGGTGTAGTGAACAGTGTCCCTCGAACGACGTCGGTTTGGAGGACGGCTGTGTGGTCGTGTCTTCTGACCACACGAGGAAGGTTGCTCGAGTGCTCAGCCAGTCGCGGAACCCGCTTTTGTTCCACAGCACCTTCGAGCTGCAATCCGTGGTCCAGGAGCAACTGGAGAGTCTGAAGGGAAGGTCGAAGTGTGCGAGGGAAGGAGGCGGCAGACGGGGCGCTGCACAACGTTTGGACGACTGTGAGACGGAGCCGGAGACCGCGGACTGTCCAGACACAGCGGGAAAGTGGAACGAAGATCCGGAGGACAGAGCCGGGAAGgtcgagaagacgcggagagagatCGAGGAGAATCTACAGCCGTTTTCTGCTTGGTTTCCAGAAAAATGTCCGTCGTGTCAAGAGTCGTATCCCTGCTCTGCAGTTCTGGGGCTGCTCCAGCAGTCTATACTTCTGCAACATCAAGTCCTCGGCCCCACCATACACGGACTCATGGGTGAGAGGACGGAAGGGCGCGAGGGGTCTGCGTCCATCGACGAAGGAAACCGCAGCAAACACGGAGGGGACGATTCAGGAACAAATGCTGACGCGTGCGCTTCTCCACTGAAACTCATCGTTGTTGAGGGCGTCCACCTGACTCCAGGGTTCGTGAGGAGTCTGCAAAACCGGTACGGGAGACAGTGCCTCTCATTTTCgatgtacgtacactcgaAGGATGAGCATTCGGCTCGCCTGCagcacagaagagacgatTCGCATCAGCCACTTGGTCGTATGATGGGCAACGAAATGTTGAATCTCACGCCAACTTCGCAGGTCTTTTCTCGCGAGGACTCCCGGGCCTCTGGCGACGTGGTcgcggagacaaaacgagGAAACCGTTTACCCGTCGGAAAAGAACTCGGACAAGCAAAtccagagaaagcagaggcaCGGTCCTCCGACTGTAGCGAGGAAGGGAAAACGGATCGCATGGTGGAGATGAGACAGCATATAGTCGCCCCGGGTTTTCACGGAGACGGTTCTGCTGATTCGGGGGAAGGTTCagctgagaaagaaaacaaataCGTTAGGAATCTGTGCAACATTCGGTGCCTGCAGATCTACCTGTGTCTCGCAGCACACAGTGCAGCAGCTGGAGCCCCTCCAGAGGCATGCAAACAAAAGGCGATTGAAGCCGTTTGTAAGCGCTTCGCTTCGGAAGCAGACGACGTGGGAAGTCTGGACACAGGACACACAGGAGCTGCTGAAGAGAGTGACGATTTCGTTGATTTAGCCCGGCCTGGAAGTTCGGGCCAAGGAGGCACCTACATTGTCCTCAATAGGGACCTCTACGGGAGTCTCGAGTTCATGCGCAGTGCCTTCGTATCTCTCGGCATTCGCGTCTAA